In the genome of Cronobacter malonaticus LMG 23826, one region contains:
- a CDS encoding type VI secretion system Vgr family protein — MVNRITATSPGAPGSLLFWALRGEEKLSAPFRFEVDLLSDDFTLNRQQLLGQPMTVTIPTQTLNPRYLTGNITAVAVRSEEIDSKRYAVYQLTLEPDFWAMTRDRNFRIFQQQRVPDIVKTLFSEHNVKFEDQLTRSYRQWDYCVQYAESSFDFISRLLELEGISYLFRHDKDGHTLVLMDDYTRAIPFPGYEVIAWHATSGGGVVKEEGVSQLTASHVVTPGLYSTDDYDFRKPHAWMLQTMQNPVSPSPGKIDVYDWPGRFVEHGDGEAYARIRQQAWQAQQQQTRGSGTASGIAPGHTFRLIKAPHVADNTDWLVVGAEYEFEENPYTSGGLGEGRQRIDFTVIPAQTPFRPALVTPWPRTYGPQTARVVGPKGESIWTDRYGRVKVKFHWDRFSQGDENSSCWVRVSSAWAGQGFGGIQIPRVGDEVVVDFINGEPDRPIIIGRVYNEARMPPWELPAAATQMGFMSRSKDGSPDNANALRFEDKPGQEQFWLHAERNMDTEVEQDETHSVGSNRTKTVGKDETSHIKQNRTRTVDGNETVTVGQNRTKTIQGSETTTVNQHRTETVKGNETLSVEQNRDETITGNHTATVKSNQTGIVDGNQTLTVNQDRTRTVNGNEKVQVQQNRTVSVTGNQTLNVTGNRDVTVSANENRVVSQKQVVSIGAGRTLTITGGDTRFTEGSVADSATTTFQINVGESGILISNGSIEITAGGASITINAAGVMVNGKKIELNA; from the coding sequence ATGGTTAACCGTATTACCGCGACATCACCGGGCGCGCCCGGCTCGCTGTTATTCTGGGCGCTGAGGGGCGAGGAAAAACTGTCAGCGCCGTTTCGCTTTGAAGTCGATCTGCTGAGCGACGATTTCACGCTCAACCGCCAGCAATTGCTCGGTCAGCCGATGACCGTCACGATCCCGACCCAGACGCTGAACCCGCGCTACCTGACCGGCAACATCACCGCCGTCGCGGTACGCAGCGAGGAGATCGACAGCAAGCGTTACGCCGTTTACCAGCTGACCCTGGAGCCTGATTTCTGGGCGATGACGCGCGATCGCAATTTTCGTATTTTCCAGCAGCAGCGCGTGCCGGATATCGTCAAAACGCTCTTTTCGGAGCACAACGTTAAATTCGAAGACCAGCTTACCCGCAGCTACCGGCAGTGGGATTACTGCGTGCAGTACGCCGAAAGCAGCTTCGATTTCATCAGCCGCCTGCTGGAGCTTGAGGGCATCAGCTATCTGTTTCGCCATGATAAAGACGGCCACACACTGGTGCTGATGGACGACTACACCCGCGCTATACCGTTTCCCGGTTATGAGGTTATCGCCTGGCACGCCACCAGCGGCGGCGGCGTGGTGAAAGAAGAGGGCGTGAGCCAGCTCACCGCAAGCCATGTGGTGACGCCCGGCCTCTACAGCACCGACGACTACGATTTTCGCAAGCCGCATGCCTGGATGTTGCAGACGATGCAAAACCCGGTGTCGCCAAGCCCCGGCAAAATCGATGTGTACGACTGGCCGGGCCGCTTTGTGGAGCATGGCGACGGCGAAGCCTACGCCCGCATCCGCCAGCAGGCGTGGCAGGCGCAGCAGCAGCAAACGCGCGGCTCCGGCACCGCCAGCGGCATCGCGCCCGGGCACACCTTCCGGCTTATCAAAGCGCCGCACGTGGCAGATAACACTGACTGGCTGGTTGTCGGCGCAGAGTATGAATTTGAAGAAAACCCATATACCTCCGGCGGGCTGGGCGAAGGCCGCCAGCGGATCGATTTTACGGTGATCCCGGCGCAAACACCGTTTCGCCCGGCGCTCGTTACGCCGTGGCCGCGCACCTACGGGCCGCAAACCGCCCGTGTTGTGGGGCCGAAGGGCGAATCCATCTGGACCGATCGCTATGGCCGCGTAAAGGTGAAATTTCACTGGGATCGGTTCAGCCAGGGCGATGAAAACAGCTCCTGCTGGGTGCGCGTCTCCAGCGCCTGGGCGGGTCAGGGCTTTGGCGGCATCCAGATCCCGCGCGTGGGCGATGAAGTGGTGGTCGATTTCATCAACGGCGAACCGGATCGGCCGATTATTATCGGGCGCGTCTATAACGAGGCGCGAATGCCGCCGTGGGAGTTGCCCGCCGCCGCCACGCAGATGGGCTTTATGAGCCGCTCCAAAGACGGATCGCCCGATAACGCCAACGCCCTGCGCTTTGAGGATAAACCGGGCCAGGAGCAGTTCTGGCTGCATGCCGAGCGCAATATGGATACCGAAGTGGAGCAGGATGAAACGCACTCGGTCGGCAGCAACCGCACCAAAACGGTTGGTAAAGACGAAACCAGCCACATTAAGCAAAACCGCACCCGCACCGTGGACGGCAACGAAACGGTGACGGTAGGCCAGAACCGCACCAAAACCATTCAGGGCAGCGAAACCACCACGGTTAACCAGCACCGTACCGAAACCGTCAAAGGCAATGAAACCCTGAGCGTCGAACAGAACCGCGATGAAACCATCACCGGCAACCACACGGCGACGGTAAAAAGCAACCAGACCGGCATCGTCGACGGCAACCAGACGCTGACGGTGAATCAGGATCGCACGCGCACCGTCAACGGCAATGAAAAGGTGCAAGTGCAGCAGAACCGCACCGTCTCGGTCACGGGCAACCAGACGCTGAACGTCACCGGCAACCGCGATGTCACGGTGAGCGCTAATGAAAACCGCGTGGTAAGCCAGAAACAGGTGGTGTCGATCGGCGCCGGGCGCACACTGACCATCACCGGCGGTGATACGCGTTTTACCGAAGGCAGCGTCGCAGACAGCGCCACCACCACGTTCCAGATAAACGTCGGCGAGAGCGGCATTCTTATCAGCAACGGCAGCATAGAGATAACCGCAGGCGGCGCCAGCATCACCATTAATGCCGCAGGCGTCATGGTCAACGGCAAGAAAATCGAGCTTAACGCCTGA
- a CDS encoding AraC family transcriptional regulator, whose protein sequence is MPMPPVQRETIQLLEQLAPQEGYTRSQLDAVRFMRSNRALPRTPVLYEPCIVIVCQGCKRGYLADKIYTYNASHYLVLSVPLPFSTETDATPQEPLLAVAVRLEMTVIAELVLALDGERGADAAPPEGILSTPLDAPLADTTLRLLRALSHPQEAHILGPAIVKELYYRVLIGEQGGAIRAALASFGKFSRISRVLQRIHADYAGRLDVATLAAEAGMSAPAFHAHFKAVTSNSPVQYIKAVRLHQARLLMIRDNLSAATAALRVGYESPSQFNREFRRLFGRTPGAETREMKQSFALLPPTQFEAMTANH, encoded by the coding sequence ATGCCGATGCCGCCAGTACAGCGTGAAACCATTCAACTGCTGGAGCAACTGGCCCCGCAGGAGGGTTACACCCGCTCACAGCTTGATGCGGTGCGCTTTATGCGCTCCAACCGCGCGCTGCCACGCACACCGGTGCTGTATGAGCCGTGTATCGTGATTGTCTGCCAGGGCTGCAAGCGCGGTTATCTTGCCGATAAGATCTACACCTATAACGCCAGTCATTATCTTGTGCTCTCGGTGCCGCTGCCGTTCTCAACGGAAACCGACGCCACGCCGCAGGAGCCGTTGCTTGCCGTGGCGGTGCGGCTGGAAATGACCGTGATTGCCGAACTGGTGCTGGCGCTCGACGGCGAGCGGGGCGCAGATGCCGCACCGCCGGAAGGCATTCTCTCGACGCCGCTCGACGCGCCGCTTGCCGATACCACGCTGCGGCTCCTGCGCGCCCTGAGCCACCCGCAGGAGGCGCATATTCTCGGTCCGGCGATTGTCAAAGAGCTGTATTACCGGGTATTGATCGGCGAGCAGGGCGGTGCCATCCGCGCGGCGCTGGCAAGCTTCGGCAAGTTCAGCCGCATCTCGCGCGTGCTGCAACGCATTCACGCCGACTACGCCGGGCGGCTCGATGTCGCGACGCTCGCCGCCGAAGCCGGCATGAGCGCGCCCGCCTTTCACGCGCACTTCAAAGCGGTGACCAGCAACTCGCCGGTGCAATACATCAAAGCGGTGCGTCTGCATCAGGCACGGTTATTGATGATCCGCGACAATCTCAGCGCTGCCACCGCCGCGCTGCGCGTCGGCTATGAAAGCCCGTCGCAGTTTAACCGGGAGTTTCGCCGTCTGTTTGGCCGCACGCCGGGGGCGGAAACCCGTGAAATGAAACAATCGTTCGCGCTGCTGCCGCCCACGCAGTTTGAGGCGATGACGGCGAATCATTAA
- a CDS encoding SDR family oxidoreductase, giving the protein MTMTEERKVILLTGASSGIGEATARLLAAQGYRLLIGARRTDRLAALCEELRFNGAQIDYAALDVTKLDSMEAFVQTALDKYGQVDAFINNAGVMPLSPLASLKVDEWNQMLDVNVRGVLHGIAAVLPVMQARNRGQIINIASIGAYRVSPTAAVYCATKYAVRAITDGLRQENETIRVTLISPGVVESELATHITDETARVAMDDFRRIALPADAIARAIAYAIEQPDNVDVSEIVVRPTASPH; this is encoded by the coding sequence ATGACGATGACCGAAGAACGCAAAGTTATCCTGCTCACCGGCGCCAGCAGCGGTATCGGCGAAGCGACGGCGCGCCTGCTGGCCGCCCAGGGCTACCGTTTACTGATTGGCGCGCGCCGCACCGACCGTCTCGCGGCGCTGTGCGAGGAACTGCGCTTTAACGGCGCGCAGATAGATTACGCGGCGCTGGACGTAACAAAACTCGACAGCATGGAAGCCTTTGTGCAGACGGCGCTGGATAAATATGGCCAGGTTGACGCCTTCATTAATAACGCGGGCGTGATGCCGCTCTCACCGCTGGCCTCGCTGAAAGTGGACGAGTGGAACCAGATGCTCGATGTGAACGTGCGCGGCGTGCTGCACGGCATCGCCGCCGTGTTGCCGGTGATGCAGGCGCGCAATCGCGGGCAGATCATTAATATCGCGTCCATTGGCGCGTATCGAGTTTCCCCAACCGCCGCTGTTTACTGCGCCACCAAATATGCGGTACGCGCGATAACCGACGGGCTGCGCCAGGAAAATGAAACGATCCGCGTGACGTTAATCAGCCCCGGCGTGGTGGAATCTGAACTGGCGACGCATATCACGGATGAAACCGCCCGCGTGGCGATGGACGATTTCCGCCGTATCGCGCTGCCTGCCGACGCTATTGCCCGCGCCATCGCCTACGCCATCGAGCAGCCGGATAACGTGGACGTGAGCGAAATCGTGGTGCGTCCGACGGCAAGCCCGCATTAA
- a CDS encoding alpha/beta fold hydrolase, which yields MSLRLSSAALLCALAAPALAETPAYGPELEGFDYGWPVARFNFESQRQRMQMAYIDVQPDKPNGRTVVLLHGKNFCAGTWDTTLRTLRDAGYRVIAPDQIGFCKSTKPERYQYSFQQLAQNTHALLEKLGVKKATVIGHSTGGMLATRYALMYPDETEQLVMINPIGLEDWKAKGVPAQSVDAWYQRELKTSAQSIRKYEQNTYYAGQWKPEYDRWVTMLAGMYQGAGKEKVAWNSALLYDMIYTQPVVYEFGQLKMPTLLLIGNKDTTAPGKDAAPPEVQKTLGDYPALGKAAASAIPHATLVTFEDLGHAPQIQAPERLHKALLDGLNALK from the coding sequence GTGTCATTACGCTTATCCAGCGCGGCGCTGCTCTGCGCCCTGGCCGCACCTGCGCTTGCCGAAACGCCTGCTTACGGCCCCGAACTCGAAGGCTTCGATTACGGCTGGCCGGTGGCGCGCTTTAATTTTGAATCCCAGCGCCAGCGGATGCAAATGGCGTATATCGATGTGCAACCCGATAAACCCAACGGCCGCACCGTGGTGCTGTTGCATGGCAAAAATTTCTGCGCCGGCACCTGGGATACGACGCTTCGTACGCTGCGCGACGCCGGATATCGCGTCATCGCGCCGGATCAGATTGGCTTTTGCAAATCCACCAAACCCGAGCGCTACCAGTACAGCTTTCAGCAGCTGGCGCAGAATACCCACGCGCTATTGGAAAAACTCGGCGTAAAAAAGGCGACTGTTATAGGCCACTCCACGGGCGGGATGCTGGCGACGCGTTACGCGCTGATGTACCCGGATGAAACAGAACAACTGGTGATGATTAACCCGATTGGCCTGGAAGACTGGAAAGCGAAAGGCGTACCGGCGCAGTCGGTGGATGCGTGGTATCAGCGCGAGCTAAAAACCAGCGCGCAGAGCATCCGCAAGTATGAACAGAACACCTATTACGCCGGACAGTGGAAACCGGAATATGACCGCTGGGTCACGATGCTTGCCGGAATGTATCAGGGCGCGGGCAAAGAGAAGGTGGCGTGGAACTCCGCGCTGCTCTACGACATGATCTACACCCAGCCGGTGGTGTATGAATTCGGCCAGCTGAAAATGCCGACGCTGCTGCTGATTGGCAATAAAGACACAACCGCGCCCGGCAAAGACGCCGCGCCGCCAGAGGTGCAAAAGACGCTCGGCGACTACCCGGCGCTTGGCAAGGCGGCGGCGAGCGCCATTCCCCACGCGACGCTCGTCACCTTTGAAGATCTCGGCCACGCGCCGCAAATCCAGGCGCCCGAGCGGCTCCATAAGGCGCTGCTGGACGGCCTGAACGCGCTGAAATAA
- a CDS encoding flavin reductase family protein codes for MNDSHSFMAPVPLEKAYRLINHGPTVLVSARHDGVENVMAAAWACGLDFLPPKVTVVIDKIARTRELLERSGSFVLQVPTVAQREMTYQAGTLSLHNEPEKLKLAGVELFHMDGVDAPLVAGCSAWLACELIPEPHNQQQYDLFIGQVTAAWADTRVFHDGRWHFEDAPPELRSLHHVAGGHFYAIGEAFPRTDSEI; via the coding sequence ATGAACGACAGTCACTCTTTTATGGCGCCGGTACCGCTGGAGAAAGCGTACCGGTTAATTAACCACGGGCCAACGGTGCTGGTTTCCGCCCGTCACGACGGCGTGGAAAACGTAATGGCCGCCGCGTGGGCCTGCGGGCTGGATTTCTTGCCACCGAAGGTGACGGTGGTGATTGATAAAATCGCCCGCACCCGCGAACTGCTGGAGCGCAGTGGGTCATTTGTGTTGCAGGTGCCGACCGTCGCACAGCGGGAAATGACGTATCAGGCGGGCACGCTGAGCCTGCATAACGAGCCTGAAAAACTGAAGCTCGCCGGCGTGGAGCTGTTCCATATGGACGGCGTTGATGCGCCGCTGGTTGCGGGCTGCTCGGCATGGCTTGCCTGCGAGCTGATTCCCGAGCCGCATAATCAGCAGCAATACGATCTGTTTATCGGTCAGGTGACCGCCGCCTGGGCCGACACGCGCGTGTTTCACGACGGACGCTGGCATTTTGAGGATGCGCCGCCGGAGTTGCGCAGCCTGCACCACGTCGCAGGCGGGCATTTCTACGCCATCGGTGAGGCGTTCCCGCGTACGGACAGCGAAATTTAA
- a CDS encoding TfoX/Sxy family protein has product MSVSREYITFLLDQLASLGAVETRRMFGCVALFQAGRMFALVDGDAQLYIKADDKNRERFIAEGFPPFTYVTTRRSGGQQEVALGYYRIAEELVEDNQELLRWAREGVAAAMRAPEPKPRKTSRKKGRMAKANDI; this is encoded by the coding sequence ATGAGCGTTTCCCGTGAATACATTACCTTTCTGTTAGATCAACTGGCCTCTCTCGGTGCGGTGGAAACCCGCCGTATGTTTGGCTGCGTGGCGCTGTTTCAGGCAGGGCGGATGTTTGCGCTGGTGGATGGCGACGCGCAGCTTTATATCAAAGCGGACGATAAGAACCGCGAACGGTTTATCGCTGAAGGCTTCCCGCCTTTTACCTATGTCACTACCCGACGCAGCGGCGGCCAGCAGGAAGTCGCGCTGGGTTATTACCGCATCGCGGAGGAGCTGGTGGAGGATAATCAGGAATTATTGCGCTGGGCGCGTGAGGGAGTGGCCGCTGCCATGCGCGCGCCGGAGCCAAAACCGCGTAAAACCTCCCGGAAAAAGGGCCGAATGGCTAAAGCGAACGACATTTAA
- a CDS encoding SDR family NAD(P)-dependent oxidoreductase: MNRFQEKVVVVTGAGSGIGAAAARRFAHEGASVVLVGRTKEKLDKVAATLAQGKHLVAPCDVSDAQQVQSLAQRVADEFGRVDVVVNNAGVIVQGKIHEITLEDWETLMGTDLNGVFYCLHAFMPGLLKTKGNVINISSVSGLGGDWGMSVYNAAKGAVTNFTRSLAMDYGADGVRVNAICPGFTFTELTEDMKQDEALLQKFYERIPLQRAGEPEDIADAIAFLASDDARYITGVNLPVDGGLTASNGQPKQA, encoded by the coding sequence ATGAACCGTTTTCAAGAAAAAGTCGTGGTCGTGACGGGTGCAGGATCAGGCATTGGAGCCGCCGCGGCGCGTCGTTTTGCGCATGAAGGCGCAAGCGTTGTGCTGGTCGGGCGTACCAAAGAGAAGCTGGATAAAGTGGCCGCGACGCTCGCGCAGGGTAAACATCTGGTCGCGCCCTGTGACGTTTCTGACGCGCAACAAGTACAGTCGCTCGCGCAGCGTGTGGCCGATGAGTTTGGACGCGTTGACGTAGTAGTGAATAACGCCGGCGTGATTGTGCAGGGCAAGATCCATGAAATTACGCTTGAGGACTGGGAAACGCTGATGGGTACCGATCTCAACGGCGTTTTCTATTGCCTGCACGCGTTCATGCCAGGCCTCCTGAAAACCAAAGGCAACGTAATTAATATTTCATCGGTTTCCGGGCTTGGCGGCGACTGGGGCATGAGCGTTTATAACGCGGCGAAAGGCGCGGTCACGAACTTTACCCGATCGCTTGCAATGGATTACGGTGCCGACGGCGTGCGCGTGAATGCTATCTGCCCGGGCTTTACGTTTACCGAACTCACAGAAGATATGAAGCAGGATGAGGCGCTGCTGCAAAAATTCTATGAGCGTATCCCGCTGCAACGTGCGGGCGAGCCGGAAGATATCGCTGATGCGATTGCGTTTCTCGCAAGCGACGACGCCCGTTATATCACTGGCGTGAATCTGCCAGTGGATGGCGGCCTGACAGCCTCCAACGGCCAGCCGAAACAGGCGTAA